A region from the Candidatus Hydrogenedentota bacterium genome encodes:
- a CDS encoding aldolase, which yields MSALGKQIRLNRIFSHPSGRILAVAADHMINYSVGMPEGLRRIGDTVREIIEARPSSITLNKGVAMRCMGELAGRIPLIVQQMAPSPGRPGFADHAEVEEVVAMGADAIAVAAFVKVPDEFEHLKRLSRTVREAERFGLPVIPHLYPIVPRDGVSVISDVAEDIAYAARVGLEMGADVVKIPYTGDPASFADIVSATPIPVVTAGGPKCDTLEDAAAMMRDVVRSGAAGSTVGRNVWGFPSIAEAVATLKAALGIDR from the coding sequence ATGAGCGCGTTGGGAAAACAGATTCGTCTGAACCGCATTTTCAGCCACCCCTCCGGGCGCATCCTTGCGGTGGCGGCGGACCACATGATCAACTATTCTGTTGGCATGCCCGAGGGGCTGCGCCGCATCGGGGACACAGTCCGGGAAATTATTGAGGCGCGGCCCAGTTCCATCACCCTGAACAAGGGGGTCGCCATGCGCTGCATGGGGGAGCTCGCCGGACGCATCCCGCTGATTGTGCAGCAGATGGCGCCGTCGCCGGGCCGTCCGGGCTTCGCCGACCACGCCGAGGTGGAGGAGGTGGTGGCCATGGGGGCGGACGCCATCGCCGTGGCCGCCTTTGTGAAGGTGCCGGACGAGTTTGAGCACCTCAAACGGCTCAGCCGCACCGTGCGCGAGGCGGAGCGCTTTGGCTTGCCGGTGATCCCGCACCTCTATCCCATAGTACCGCGGGACGGCGTGTCCGTCATCAGCGACGTGGCCGAGGACATCGCCTATGCGGCGCGTGTGGGGCTTGAAATGGGCGCGGATGTCGTGAAAATCCCCTACACCGGCGACCCCGCCTCGTTTGCGGACATCGTGTCGGCCACGCCGATCCCCGTGGTCACGGCGGGCGGGCCCAAGTGCGACACGCTTGAGGACGCGGCCGCGATGATGCGTGACGTGGTGCGCAGCGGCGCGGCGGGCAGCACGGTCGGCCGCAATGTCTGGGGCTTTCCCAGCATCGCCGAGGCTGTGGCGACCCTCAAGGCCGCGCTGGGGATTGACCGGTAG